The following are encoded together in the Daucus carota subsp. sativus chromosome 5, DH1 v3.0, whole genome shotgun sequence genome:
- the LOC108223700 gene encoding transcription factor TCP4: MGDSSAQNQQITASRLGGLRKTSSSIGGEIVEVQGGHIVRSTGRKDRHSKVCTAKGPRDRRVRLSAHTAIQFYDVQDRLGYDRPSKAVDWLIKKAKAAIDELEELPAWTPTTGSIPIINPPNQDQSMHHQLQQQQQQQQLHLQQHPPNDNSSSFLPASMDSDSIADTIKSFFPMSASADTNTSNAANVQFHQHNFQQHPRSTSQNQDLRLSLQSLQDPMLLHHQNQHEQTTGLFSGTHQMSNFDGSGWSEPPSHDISRFSRMVSWNAGGDTGGSGVEGGAFVFNSPSSSMQMQQQQQALYGQTQLLFSQRRPLQSSNTPSICAWIDPSTYDHQAASSFPYQPSSMSGIGFASAGEFSGFRVPARIQGEEEEHDRVSDKPSSASSDSPQ; encoded by the coding sequence ATGGGAGACTCATCAgctcaaaatcaacaaattacAGCTTCAAGATTAGGGGGTTTAAGGAAAACAAGCAGCAGCATAGGAGGAGAGATTGTGGAGGTCCAAGGAGGCCACATTGTCCGTTCCACAGGCCGAAAAGACAGACACAGCAAAGTCTGTACTGCAAAGGGGCCGAGAGACAGAAGAGTCCGTCTCTCGGCCCACACTGCAATTCAGTTCTATGATGTCCAGGATCGCCTCGGATACGACCGCCCCAGTAAGGCGGTCGATTGGCTCATCAAGAAGGCTAAGGCCGCAATTGATGAGCTCGAGGAGCTTCCTGCCTGGACACCTACAACTGGTTCAATTCCCATTATAAACCCCCCAAATCAAGATCAATCTATGCATCATCAGCttcagcaacagcaacaacaacagcaacttcatttgcaacaacATCCACCAAATGACAACAGCTCGAGTTTCTTGCCTGCATCGATGGACTCTGACTCGATAGCGGATACAATCAAGTCCTTTTTCCCAATGAGTGCTTCAGCAGATACTAATACTTCAAATGCAGCTAATGTGCAGTTTCACCAACACAATTTTCAGCAGCATCCAAGAAGTACTAGTCAGAACCAAGACTTAAGGCTATCTCTTCAGTCCTTACAAGATCCAATGCTACTCCATCACCAAAACCAACATGAACAAACCACTGGCCTTTTCTCAGGTACTCATCAGATGAGTAATTTTGATGGTTCAGGGTGGTCAGAGCCTCCTTCTCACGATATCAGCAGGTTCTCAAGAATGGTTTCTTGGAATGCCGGTGGAGACACTGGTGGGAGTGGAGTAGAAGGAGGAGCTTTCGTGTTCAATTCGCCGTCTTCATCAATGCAaatgcagcagcagcagcaagcACTGTATGGCCAGACTCAGTTGTTGTTTTCTCAAAGGAGACCCCTTCAGTCCAGTAACACACCTTCGATTTGTGCTTGGATCGACCCGTCAACATATGATCATCAAGCAGCTTCATCATTTCCATATCAACCATCATCAATGTCCGGAATTGGATTTGCCTCTGCTGGTGAATTCTCCGGGTTTCGGGTTCCAGCACGAATTCAAGGCGAAGAGGAGGAGCATGACCGCGTTTCAGACAAGCCGTCCTCTGCTTCATCCGATTCTCCCCAatga